The nucleotide sequence CGAAAATTAATGAGAAACCGGAATATCGGGCGCTTTAAAGGCCATTTGTTCCATCGGAGTATTAGCCGCTTCAGTCACCAAACTCGGCACAGAATGACGTAGCCGCGCCGTTAACTGATTAGTGGTTGCGTCATAAATCGAAGTAACAATTTTCGGATAAAACCCAATACCAATAATCGGCACCAACAGACAAGCAATAATAAACACTTCTCTGGGTTCAGCATCGATCAAAGCTTGATGAGAAACTAACTCTTTATTTTCCGGACCATAAAGCATTTCTCGCAGCATAGACAGCAGATAAATCGGAGTAATAATTACCCCGATAGCCGCTAAAAAGATCATAATGACGCGGAAAGTAGAATTATAAGCATCACTGGTGGCAAAACCAATAAAGACCATTAATTCTGCCACAAAGCCGCTCATACCCGGCAAAGCCAGAGAAGCCATCGAACAAGTGGTCCACATGGCAAACATCTTCTTCATTTTTTTACCTACGCCGCCCATCTCATCCAACATCAGAGTATGAGTGCGGTCATAGGTAGCGCCCACCATAAAGAATAAACTTGCCCCGATCAGTCCGTGAGAAATCATTTGTAGGACAGCACCACTAAGTCCTATATCGGTAAACGAAGCGAGTCCTATCAAGACAAAACCCATGTGGGAAATCGAAGAATAGGCAATTTTCCGTTTGAGATTACGTTGTGCAAAAGAGGTCAAGGCGGCATAGACAATATTCACCACCCCCAAAATAATCAAAACGGGGGCAAACACCGCATGAGCATCGGGTAACATTCCCGCATTCATCCGCACCAGGGCATAACCTCCCATCTTTAAGAGGATACCCGCGAGTAACATATGAACCGGTGCCGTTGCTTCTCCGTGTGCATCCGGTAACCAAGTATGGAGAGGAAAGATCGGTAACTTCACCGCGTATGCAATAAAGAAAGCCGCATACAGCCACAATTGTAAATTCAGGGCGTACTCTTTAGCCGCAATGGCCCGCATATCAAAAGTAACATCACCCCCATAAAAAGCCATCGTTAGCCCCGCCACGAGAATAAATAAAGACCCGCCGGCGGTATAGATAATAAACTTCGTCGAAGCATAAAGGCGGCGTTTTCCGCCCCAAATTGCCAGCAACAGATAGACCGGAATTAACTCCAACTCCCAAACCAGGAAGAACAGAAGAATATCTTGCACAGCAAACACAGCAATTTGTCCGCCATACATAGCCAGCATCAAGAAATAGAATAATCTAGGCTTGAGGGTAACTGGCCAAGCCGCTAACATAGCTAGAGTAGTAATAAAGCCGGTAAGAAGGATCAGAGGCATCGAGAGACCATCAGCCCCTACAGACCACTTTAAATCTAATTGAGGAATCCAACTATAGCTTTCCACCAGTTGTAGATTGGGATTACTGAAATCATAGCCGCTATAGAAGGCATAGACAATCAGAACAAAATCAATTAAACCCACAATCAGGGCATACCATCGCACTGTACGGGCAGTTTTTTCTTGAACTGCCTCTGAACCTTCACTAGGAAAAAGAAAGATCAGCAGTGAGGCAACGACGGGAAAAATAATAATGATAGTTAACCAAGGAAAATTAGCAACATTCATGGGAAATTAGCCATTGAATCCAAACAAGTGCTTAGACGGGTTTTGTATCGAGTTATTTTGACAGGGGACAGGATTTGGGTAGGTAATTTTAACCAAATTGAACTACTGTACCATCAACCAATCTAACAGCATTTCTCAGGGGGGGGTCATTTTGATCATGTTTAGTTTGGTTTTTGGCACATCTTGATGTTGGTAGTCGCCTTTACTATGGATAAAATTCTATGTTAAGCACAAATCTGGGTTACAAAAACCGACTTCTGAGTTTTGACTTGTGACTTGTGACTTCGTTAACCAACTACTTAGAACAGCGATTATGCAAATCGATTTCCATCACGGTGTCACTTATACCGTTGCTCGTTTAGCAGGATTTAACCATCAACAGGCCGATATTATCGCCTATTGCGCTCAGTATGTCGATGATGCCACCAACTCAGGGGTAATTCGCTTTAATAACGGTGCTTTATTTCGGCGCAGGAGTTCAGCCCATAAGCGGCTAGACTATCGGAATTTTAGGCAACTGGCAAGTCATCATGTTTGGATACCCTTTCATTTTCTGCCCGGCAATGGGGGATTACCCCGGGACGAAAATCCGCCAGGAAAATTTATTAACAAACTGATCTGTTATCCTAATAGCCATGTAGCCCAAGATATGTTAAAAGAATGTATCGAACAGCGTCATCTCCCGCATGGATTACATCGCTTAGGAATTGCCATGCACGTCTATGCAGATACTTGGGCACATCAAGGGTTTGCCGGCGTTAATCATAAGGTCAATGAAGCTAAATTAATCTTAGATGATCAAGGAAATCCCGACCTCGCCAAAACCGAGAAAATTAAAAAATATTTCCGAAAAAATATCTATGAACGCATGGCTAATGCCTTTATGAGTGAAGCCTTTCCCATTGGACATGGTGCAGTCTTAGGAAATCCTGATAAACCTTTTTTAAAGTGGGGTTACATCAATGGCTTAAATGAAATCATCGATAGAGATAATTCAAAAGACTTTTTAGAAGCTGCCCAACAGATGTATCAATGGATGCAACGCTATCGCCTAGGAAATTCGGCGGCTGAAGTGGCGGCTATGTCGGTATCTGACCAAAAACTTATTGCCCAAAAATTACAAAATATCACTGAATTAAGTGGTAAAAAAAGACATAAATATTGGTTAAAAAGTTTAGAAAATGGAGAATTTAGTTTTGGCAATAGTGAAGTTAATTATATAGCAAAAGGCAAAGGATCTTGGAAATATGAGGCTTTAAAAAACGAGCAAGAAAAGGATAGTGGAGACGAAATTTATATTTATGAAACTAATTTTTTAAACAGTAATTGGAAACTATTTCATGATGCCCTAGAAGCGCATTATTTTTATATAATTCATGTTTTGCTGCCTCAATACGGCATTTGTATGATTTAATCATAGACCATGCGGTAAATACTGTGAGTAGTATCACAGAGGCGGGGTGGTAGAGATTACTGCTCACGGCTTTTCAGAAGTGGTATTACTAATAACAAGTAAAAAAGCAAAAAAACAACCGCCAATGCTATGTTACTAACCGCCGCTCAATCCTTCAGAGAGCAAACCCTCTCACAGCCGCACCTTAATGATATCTTAAACTTTGCTGAGACAGTGATTCACCGCAAAAGTGGAAAACATCTCAACGATTTACAGCGAGTGGTTCTCTATGAATCATTACTAGCCACCAAAAAAACCTATGAACAAATCGCCAACGAACATGGCTATTCCGAAAACTACATCCAACAAGTAGTGGCGACAAAATTGTGGAAACTGTTAACCGAAGGTATCGGCGAAAAAGTCACCAAAGCTAATGTACGTTCGGTTTTAGAAAGGAATCTCTCCCAATCGAGTCCACAGCATCTCTCAAAAAACCGAGAATTTCAGCCGCCGCATCAACCCGTCAAAAGCGAAGAAAGCACCCCTCAAAAAAAGAGATTATTAATTCTCTATCCTGATGGAGAAACGGTAGTCACCCTTGTGCAAACCTTGGAGAGTGCTTTATCTAACTACGAACTATCGCTCAAATCTTGGCAAAATCTCTTTGAGAAAGCGCAAGACTCACAACAGAAAGCAACGATCAACGATTATGATTATTGCCTCCTACTTTTAGAGGGAACCTGTCCGGTTGATCAATCTATCGTTGATCAATCTATGATAGAAGTGATTCAATGGGCTATTACCTGCAAAGGAAACCCTCAAAAGCCGCCCTTGATAGTGATTCGGATCAGTGCTTTCCCCCTTTTTCCTCTTACTCCTATGAACGAGCAATTCAAACATCACTCTTTACAGATTCCTCAATTGCTATGGTCTAGTTCATCTGATACAGCCAAACTGCTCAAAGATATCAGCCGCCATTTAGAGATGAACCCGGAGTTAACTCAAAACCTGTCAGGATTTTGTCCTTGGATGGAAGCGGAATTGAGCGAGGGAAGTGTCGCCTTAAATTCTCGCTTTTATGTAGAGCGTCATCCGGATGAATTGAGATGTTATCAAGAGATTACTAAACCCGGGGCAATGGTGAGTCTTAAAGCGCCTAAACAGATGGGAAAAACCTCTTTATTAAATCGCATTTTAGCTTATGCCGCTTCTCGAAACTATCAAACTGTTCTGATTGATTTTCAGAAAGCTGATGCAGAAATTTTGAGCGATTCTAATAAATTATTACGTTGGTTATGCGCCAATATTTGCCGGCAATTTGAATTTGAGGTTAAACTCGATGATTATTGGGATAGCGATCTCGGTAGTAAAATGAGTTGCTCGTTGTTTTTTCAGGAATATCTTCTCAAACAAGTGCAAACGCCTTTGGTTTTAGCTTTAGAAGAAGTTAATGAAGTTTTTGAAAATCTATCGAGTGCTAGAACCTTACTCACCCTGCTGCGTTCTTGGCATGAAGAAAGTAAATTTAGTTGTATTTGGCAAAAACTCCGTTTAGTGCTGGTGCAATCTACCGAAGTGTATGTGCCGCTTAATATTAATCAATCTCCTTTTTATGGTGGATTAGTGATCGACTTACGGCCTTTTAATGTGCAACAAGTACAACAATTAGCCAAGGCTTACGAGCTAACCTTAAGTGTAACTGAATGCGACCGACTGATGGCTTTATTGGGCGGACATCCTTATTTAGTGCGCTTAACTCTAGAGCATATAGCGAGGAAAAAGTCAAGTCTCCAAGAATTGATTCAATCTGCTGACACAGATACGAGTATATATATAGAGCATTTACATAGACTGCTAGGGCAGTTACAACAGCATAGTGAACTTCAGAGAGCTTTTGCCCAAGTTTTAAGCTCATCAGAGTCAGTCATGCTCGAGCCAAGCCAAAAATTTAAACTCAAAAGTATGGGTTTAGTGCGACTGCATAATAATGAGGTAAGCGTGAGTTGTCAATTGTATCAACGTTATTTTAAGGAGCGTCTGCACTGACTAAATTCCCTGATTGAGTAAATCAGCAATCGCTTTTTGTCTTTGTCCATTTTCGGAAGAGAAAACTTGACGAGCGTCGGTAATTAACCAATCTAAGGCAGCCGCTTGTACATCAATGGCGGCTCCGGTTTTATCGACACAATAGCGCCCAAAGACTAATTTATCCACCAAGCGAACTCCGGGGCCTAAACGAGAATATTCAAAAATCACGCTATTGTCTACAGTGGCTCCACTACAAATCCAACAATTAGGGCCTATCATGGTAGGTCCAATAATCTTAGCACCGTCTTCGATGCGGGTCATACTGCCAATATAGACGGGTCCGGTGACTTCCACTTTATCCCAGTTAACGGCGATATTTAGCCCTGTAAAAATGCCCGGTTTAACTTCAATACCCGGAATAGCAACATTTTTAATTTCTCGATTTAATACCCCTCGGATAGCGTGCCAATAGTCAGGAACCTTTCCAATATCCACCCATTCAAATTCCATATTTAAGGCATAGAAAGGGGCCCCTTTTTCTACTAATTTCGGGAACAATTCACCTCCTATATCATATTTTTGATTAGGCGGAATAAAATCGATCACTTCAGGCTCAAAAATATAAATACCGGTGTTGATCTCGGTGCTAAGAGCTTCTTCTACAGAGGGTTTTTCTTGGAAACTTTTAATACGTCCTTCTTGATCGCTCACCACTACCCCATAACTAGAGACTTCTTCTTTAGAGACAGTTTTAGTAATGACTGTAGCGATCGAGCCTTTTTCTTTGTGCCATTTAACGGCGGCGGTTAAATCGAGATCGATTAAAGCATCTCCACAAAGAACCACAAAGGTTTCATCAAAGAAAGGATTAAAATCTTGAATACGTTTAATTCCCCCGGCTGATCCTAAAGCTTCTCCCACTAACTTGCCATCTTCGCCGATGTATCCTTCACAGGAATAGCCAATCTGAACTCCGAAGCGCTGACCATCTCGAAAATAGCTTTCTATTTCTTCTGCTAGATGACTGACATTCACCATAATTTGGTCAAAGCCATGTTGACGTAGTAATTCCAGCAGGAATTCCATGACCGGTTTTTGTAAGATCGGTATTAACGGTTTAGGAGTTGTATAGGTGATAGGACGTACACGAGTCCCTTTTCCAGCCGCCAGAATCATGGCTTTCATGAATAGTTCTTCCTTATATTGGTTATGCCAGAGTAAATTTGATGATAATGAGACCAGTTTAGCATCTCGACAAACAAAGTTTCTACACTAGGACTCGAATTTGTAAATCTTGATAAAATTCGCTTTGGGATAACTCTACCTTGGATTGAGAAGACAGTAATAAAAGTGCCCAAAAAACCCCCACTCGATC is from Gloeothece verrucosa PCC 7822 and encodes:
- a CDS encoding AAA-like domain-containing protein, whose translation is MLLTAAQSFREQTLSQPHLNDILNFAETVIHRKSGKHLNDLQRVVLYESLLATKKTYEQIANEHGYSENYIQQVVATKLWKLLTEGIGEKVTKANVRSVLERNLSQSSPQHLSKNREFQPPHQPVKSEESTPQKKRLLILYPDGETVVTLVQTLESALSNYELSLKSWQNLFEKAQDSQQKATINDYDYCLLLLEGTCPVDQSIVDQSMIEVIQWAITCKGNPQKPPLIVIRISAFPLFPLTPMNEQFKHHSLQIPQLLWSSSSDTAKLLKDISRHLEMNPELTQNLSGFCPWMEAELSEGSVALNSRFYVERHPDELRCYQEITKPGAMVSLKAPKQMGKTSLLNRILAYAASRNYQTVLIDFQKADAEILSDSNKLLRWLCANICRQFEFEVKLDDYWDSDLGSKMSCSLFFQEYLLKQVQTPLVLALEEVNEVFENLSSARTLLTLLRSWHEESKFSCIWQKLRLVLVQSTEVYVPLNINQSPFYGGLVIDLRPFNVQQVQQLAKAYELTLSVTECDRLMALLGGHPYLVRLTLEHIARKKSSLQELIQSADTDTSIYIEHLHRLLGQLQQHSELQRAFAQVLSSSESVMLEPSQKFKLKSMGLVRLHNNEVSVSCQLYQRYFKERLH
- a CDS encoding DUF6765 family protein, which translates into the protein MQIDFHHGVTYTVARLAGFNHQQADIIAYCAQYVDDATNSGVIRFNNGALFRRRSSAHKRLDYRNFRQLASHHVWIPFHFLPGNGGLPRDENPPGKFINKLICYPNSHVAQDMLKECIEQRHLPHGLHRLGIAMHVYADTWAHQGFAGVNHKVNEAKLILDDQGNPDLAKTEKIKKYFRKNIYERMANAFMSEAFPIGHGAVLGNPDKPFLKWGYINGLNEIIDRDNSKDFLEAAQQMYQWMQRYRLGNSAAEVAAMSVSDQKLIAQKLQNITELSGKKRHKYWLKSLENGEFSFGNSEVNYIAKGKGSWKYEALKNEQEKDSGDEIYIYETNFLNSNWKLFHDALEAHYFYIIHVLLPQYGICMI
- a CDS encoding NAD(P)H-quinone oxidoreductase subunit 4, which gives rise to MNVANFPWLTIIIIFPVVASLLIFLFPSEGSEAVQEKTARTVRWYALIVGLIDFVLIVYAFYSGYDFSNPNLQLVESYSWIPQLDLKWSVGADGLSMPLILLTGFITTLAMLAAWPVTLKPRLFYFLMLAMYGGQIAVFAVQDILLFFLVWELELIPVYLLLAIWGGKRRLYASTKFIIYTAGGSLFILVAGLTMAFYGGDVTFDMRAIAAKEYALNLQLWLYAAFFIAYAVKLPIFPLHTWLPDAHGEATAPVHMLLAGILLKMGGYALVRMNAGMLPDAHAVFAPVLIILGVVNIVYAALTSFAQRNLKRKIAYSSISHMGFVLIGLASFTDIGLSGAVLQMISHGLIGASLFFMVGATYDRTHTLMLDEMGGVGKKMKKMFAMWTTCSMASLALPGMSGFVAELMVFIGFATSDAYNSTFRVIMIFLAAIGVIITPIYLLSMLREMLYGPENKELVSHQALIDAEPREVFIIACLLVPIIGIGFYPKIVTSIYDATTNQLTARLRHSVPSLVTEAANTPMEQMAFKAPDIPVSH
- a CDS encoding sugar phosphate nucleotidyltransferase codes for the protein MKAMILAAGKGTRVRPITYTTPKPLIPILQKPVMEFLLELLRQHGFDQIMVNVSHLAEEIESYFRDGQRFGVQIGYSCEGYIGEDGKLVGEALGSAGGIKRIQDFNPFFDETFVVLCGDALIDLDLTAAVKWHKEKGSIATVITKTVSKEEVSSYGVVVSDQEGRIKSFQEKPSVEEALSTEINTGIYIFEPEVIDFIPPNQKYDIGGELFPKLVEKGAPFYALNMEFEWVDIGKVPDYWHAIRGVLNREIKNVAIPGIEVKPGIFTGLNIAVNWDKVEVTGPVYIGSMTRIEDGAKIIGPTMIGPNCWICSGATVDNSVIFEYSRLGPGVRLVDKLVFGRYCVDKTGAAIDVQAAALDWLITDARQVFSSENGQRQKAIADLLNQGI